The Streptomyces sp. NBC_00344 genome includes a window with the following:
- a CDS encoding GNAT family N-acetyltransferase: MGHHVRIEPWSQSDLDLLRQMNAPELMDHLGGPETEEQLLVRHERYVAMSAGAGTTGAGTMFRIVELPGGVPVGTIGYWERDWQGQQVYESGWGVLPGFQGRGMASAAIEAVIRKAAQERKHRYLHAYPSVGNPPSNAVCRKAGFTLMGECDFEYPPGTPLRCNDWRVELGPVHGRDL; the protein is encoded by the coding sequence ATGGGACACCACGTGCGGATCGAGCCCTGGTCGCAGAGCGACCTCGACCTGCTCCGGCAGATGAACGCGCCTGAGCTGATGGACCACTTGGGTGGGCCCGAGACGGAGGAGCAATTGCTCGTCCGTCATGAGAGGTACGTCGCCATGAGCGCCGGCGCCGGCACCACCGGCGCGGGCACGATGTTCCGGATCGTCGAGCTGCCGGGAGGAGTGCCCGTAGGGACCATCGGCTACTGGGAGCGGGACTGGCAGGGACAGCAGGTGTACGAATCCGGGTGGGGCGTGCTGCCCGGCTTTCAGGGCCGGGGCATGGCGTCCGCCGCGATCGAGGCGGTGATCCGGAAGGCCGCGCAGGAGCGGAAGCACCGGTATCTGCATGCCTATCCGTCGGTGGGCAACCCTCCGTCGAACGCGGTGTGCCGCAAGGCCGGCTTCACGCTCATGGGTGAGTGCGACTTCGAGTATCCACCCGGGACCCCGCTGCGCTGCAACGACTGGCGGGTGGAACTCGGCCCGGTGCACGGCAGGGATCTCTGA
- a CDS encoding NAD(P)H-binding protein: MTILVTGSRGKVGSTLVRLLHERGAGVRAASARPEELDLPAGVAAVRCDLHDPATFPAALASADSVFLYAEPTRISAFIEAAASAGVQHIVLLSSSSVLDPGAADSPIAASHLAVEKALAAASVESTVLRPGAFAANALQWSWALKSTGAIDLTHPGSYTDPIHEQDIAEAALAVLTEPGLRGASYHLTGPQSLTFSGQIAALSSAIGHTIPVNHVSPETWKKAMGDYLPDVFADALLSLWAANEGIPTSITRDVEKLTGHPARTFATWAAENADRFRTPQAPTHA; encoded by the coding sequence ATGACCATCCTCGTCACCGGAAGCCGCGGCAAGGTCGGCTCCACGCTCGTCCGGCTGCTGCACGAGCGGGGCGCCGGCGTGCGTGCCGCGTCGGCCCGCCCGGAGGAACTCGACCTGCCGGCCGGCGTGGCCGCCGTACGCTGCGACCTGCACGACCCGGCCACCTTCCCGGCCGCGCTCGCCTCGGCCGATTCGGTCTTTCTGTACGCGGAGCCGACCCGGATCAGCGCGTTCATCGAAGCAGCCGCATCGGCGGGTGTGCAGCACATCGTGCTGCTCTCCTCCAGCTCGGTACTCGACCCCGGCGCCGCGGACAGCCCGATCGCCGCCTCGCACCTCGCGGTCGAAAAGGCCCTGGCCGCCGCCTCCGTCGAATCGACCGTCCTGCGGCCGGGTGCCTTCGCGGCCAACGCCCTCCAGTGGTCGTGGGCATTGAAGTCCACAGGCGCCATCGACCTCACGCATCCGGGCAGTTATACCGACCCGATCCACGAGCAGGACATCGCGGAGGCGGCGCTCGCGGTGCTCACCGAACCCGGACTGCGGGGCGCCTCCTACCACCTGACCGGGCCGCAGTCCCTGACCTTCAGTGGGCAGATCGCGGCCCTGTCGAGCGCGATCGGCCACACCATCCCGGTCAATCACGTCTCACCCGAGACCTGGAAGAAGGCCATGGGCGACTACCTGCCCGATGTCTTCGCGGACGCACTGCTGAGCCTCTGGGCGGCGAACGAAGGGATTCCCACATCGATCACCCGCGATGTGGAGAAACTCACCGGCCATCCGGCCCGCACCTTCGCCACCTGGGCGGCGGAGAACGCCGACCGGTTCCGTACGCCGCAGGCCCCCACCCACGCGTAG
- a CDS encoding Mut7-C RNAse domain-containing protein: MNGPEIHLEFAPELRLFVPSERRQGRTPVITDGRSTLGHVIESIGVPLTEAGRIVVDGHPVGVSHIPGAGESVEVHAVERPQRVPGAPLRFLLDVHLGTLARRLRLLGVDAEYYSEDIGDPALAGCSARERRVMLSRDRGLLRRRELWAGAYVYSDQPDEQLRDVLSRFAPGLAPWTRCTACNGDLAPASKDSVRDRIEGGTERSHDVFAQCIACERVYWRGAHHHRLEAIVAEALREFSPVPRSADG; encoded by the coding sequence GTGAACGGACCCGAGATCCATCTCGAATTCGCCCCCGAACTGCGCCTCTTCGTCCCGTCGGAGCGCCGTCAGGGACGCACCCCTGTGATCACCGACGGCCGGTCCACTCTTGGACATGTCATCGAGTCGATCGGCGTACCGCTCACCGAAGCGGGCCGGATCGTCGTCGACGGACATCCGGTCGGAGTCTCACACATTCCGGGCGCGGGCGAGTCGGTCGAGGTGCACGCGGTGGAGCGCCCCCAGCGGGTGCCGGGCGCCCCGCTCCGATTTCTGCTCGATGTCCATCTCGGCACCCTGGCGCGGCGGCTGCGCCTGCTGGGCGTGGACGCGGAGTACTACAGCGAGGACATCGGCGACCCGGCGCTGGCCGGCTGCTCCGCCCGCGAGCGACGGGTCATGCTGTCGCGTGACCGGGGACTGCTGCGCCGCCGGGAACTGTGGGCCGGCGCCTATGTCTACAGCGACCAGCCCGACGAGCAACTCCGGGACGTACTGAGCAGGTTCGCCCCCGGGCTCGCGCCATGGACCCGCTGCACCGCCTGCAACGGCGATCTCGCCCCAGCCTCGAAGGACAGTGTGCGGGACCGAATCGAAGGCGGCACCGAACGCTCGCACGACGTCTTCGCCCAGTGCATCGCCTGCGAACGGGTCTACTGGCGGGGCGCTCACCACCACCGCCTGGAGGCGATCGTGGCCGAGGCGCTGCGCGAATTCAGCCCAGTGCCCCGCTCCGCAGACGGCTGA
- a CDS encoding MarR family winged helix-turn-helix transcriptional regulator, whose translation MTQDVRDPARQAGHREALVAELGVTARRYMAAYALFNQAMADHLQLHPTDLQCLNLLGLERDPVTTGRIAELTGLTTGSATRLVDRLERAGYVTRRRDSADRRKVLVVTVPERMAEVGAVWSQLNRDWFAMFDTYDDEEIALLTAHMQRTVDLSARQISRLRSGALG comes from the coding sequence ATGACACAGGATGTGCGCGATCCGGCGCGTCAGGCGGGGCACCGGGAAGCCCTGGTGGCCGAGCTGGGTGTCACAGCGCGCCGGTACATGGCTGCCTATGCGCTGTTCAACCAGGCGATGGCCGACCATCTGCAATTGCACCCCACCGATCTGCAGTGCCTCAACCTGCTGGGGCTGGAACGCGATCCGGTCACCACCGGGCGGATCGCGGAACTGACCGGACTCACCACGGGGTCCGCGACCCGGCTCGTCGACCGGCTGGAGCGCGCGGGCTATGTCACGCGCCGGCGCGATTCAGCGGATCGGCGGAAGGTCCTCGTCGTCACCGTTCCTGAGCGGATGGCGGAGGTCGGCGCGGTCTGGTCGCAGCTGAACCGCGACTGGTTCGCCATGTTCGACACCTACGACGACGAGGAAATCGCCCTGCTCACCGCGCACATGCAGCGGACCGTGGACCTCAGCGCCCGGCAGATCAGCCGTCTGCGGAGCGGGGCACTGGGCTGA
- a CDS encoding TetR/AcrR family transcriptional regulator, giving the protein MNDTRSPAPPRRSSEATKAVILEAARERFAADGYERATIRAIARDARIDPSMVMRYFGNKEALFAAASEFDLRLPELTELTGMGESGPGAVGAFGALPGRHIGAVLASHFVDRWEQDDVLVALLRVGVTNPAGAERMQGILRQQLGPIADGVCPDPEQAPARAALVAAQILGMAMARYILRFPPIVDMTRDEVVAWLGPTIQRYLTAEQP; this is encoded by the coding sequence ATGAACGACACCCGGTCTCCGGCGCCTCCCAGGCGTTCGTCCGAAGCGACCAAGGCAGTGATCCTCGAAGCTGCCCGGGAGCGGTTCGCCGCCGACGGGTACGAGCGCGCGACCATCCGGGCCATAGCGCGGGACGCGCGGATCGATCCGTCGATGGTGATGCGTTACTTCGGCAACAAGGAGGCCCTGTTCGCCGCCGCTTCGGAATTCGACCTGCGGCTTCCTGAGCTCACCGAGCTCACCGGGATGGGCGAGAGCGGCCCTGGTGCTGTGGGTGCATTCGGTGCACTGCCGGGCAGGCACATCGGCGCCGTGCTGGCCTCGCACTTCGTCGACCGCTGGGAGCAGGACGATGTGCTCGTGGCCCTGTTGCGGGTCGGTGTGACCAATCCCGCGGGGGCCGAGCGGATGCAGGGCATCCTCAGACAGCAGCTCGGGCCCATCGCCGATGGGGTCTGTCCCGACCCGGAGCAGGCTCCCGCCCGGGCGGCACTGGTGGCCGCCCAGATCCTGGGGATGGCCATGGCCCGCTACATCCTGCGCTTCCCGCCCATCGTCGACATGACCAGGGACGAAGTGGTCGCCTGGCTCGGCCCCACGATCCAGCGCTACCTGACCGCCGAGCAGCCATGA
- a CDS encoding FAD-dependent monooxygenase: MTGKPTSSSNTTDVLVVGAGPTGLLLAGDLAAVGLSVTLVERRPRETGNLTRAFAVHARTLEMLDARGLTDELIRRGEIVRRMHLFGRLSLDLGRLRTRFPYLLVTPQYEVEHLLERRARSATVDFRYDTRLVGLRQDADSVTAEVRGEDDALTTLRARYLVGTDGMRSAVREALGLPFPGTSVIRSIVLADVRLAREPEALLSVRGNGEAFTVIASFGDGWYRVMGWNRNRQVPDSEPVELDEVREITRAALGTDLGMHEARWISRFHSDERQAPAYRAGRVFLAGDAAHVHSPAGGQGMNTGIQDAANLSWKIAAVLKGHSPAALLDTYESERHPVGRAVLRSSGALVRLAMAHTPLQRAARSVCAQLVNTVRPASAKAMQMVSGIGISYRAERGAHRLTGKRAPDLELAEGRLHTLLRNASPVLITPAGRTPDLPAHVISAHWPGARRTSLLVRPDGYIAWAGEKEDTGDRLAHLLGV; this comes from the coding sequence ATGACAGGCAAGCCCACCAGCAGCAGCAACACCACCGACGTCCTCGTCGTGGGCGCAGGCCCCACCGGACTCCTGCTCGCAGGCGATCTCGCCGCAGTAGGCCTGAGCGTCACACTCGTCGAGCGCCGCCCGCGCGAGACCGGCAATCTGACCCGCGCCTTCGCCGTCCATGCCCGCACCCTGGAAATGCTCGACGCCCGCGGCCTCACCGACGAGCTGATACGGAGGGGCGAGATCGTCCGCAGGATGCACCTGTTCGGCCGTCTCTCCCTCGATCTCGGCCGGCTGCGCACCCGCTTCCCCTACCTGCTCGTCACCCCGCAGTACGAGGTCGAGCACCTGCTGGAGCGCCGGGCCCGGTCGGCGACCGTGGACTTCCGGTACGACACCCGGCTCGTCGGCCTCCGGCAGGACGCCGATTCCGTCACCGCAGAGGTCCGGGGCGAAGACGACGCCCTGACCACCCTCCGCGCCCGTTATCTCGTCGGCACGGACGGTATGCGCAGCGCGGTCCGCGAGGCACTCGGACTCCCCTTCCCCGGCACTTCCGTCATCCGCTCCATCGTGCTCGCGGACGTACGCCTGGCCCGGGAACCGGAAGCGCTCCTCAGCGTCAGGGGCAACGGCGAGGCCTTCACCGTCATCGCCTCCTTCGGCGACGGCTGGTATCGCGTGATGGGCTGGAACCGCAACCGCCAGGTCCCCGATTCCGAGCCCGTCGAGCTCGATGAGGTCCGCGAGATCACCCGCGCGGCCCTCGGCACCGACCTCGGCATGCATGAAGCCCGCTGGATCTCCCGTTTCCACAGCGACGAACGCCAGGCCCCTGCGTACCGGGCGGGACGGGTCTTCCTCGCCGGAGACGCCGCCCATGTCCATTCGCCGGCCGGCGGACAGGGCATGAACACCGGCATCCAGGACGCCGCGAACCTCTCCTGGAAAATCGCCGCCGTGCTGAAGGGGCACTCACCTGCCGCCCTGCTGGACACCTACGAATCGGAGCGGCACCCGGTCGGCAGGGCGGTGCTCCGCAGCAGCGGCGCCCTCGTCCGCCTCGCCATGGCGCACACCCCGCTCCAGCGCGCGGCACGGTCGGTCTGCGCTCAGCTCGTCAACACCGTCCGGCCGGCCTCCGCCAAGGCCATGCAGATGGTCTCCGGCATCGGCATCTCCTATCGAGCGGAGCGCGGGGCCCACCGCCTCACCGGCAAGCGGGCGCCCGACCTGGAGCTCGCAGAAGGCCGCCTCCACACCTTGCTGCGGAACGCCTCTCCCGTCCTGATCACCCCGGCAGGCCGGACCCCCGACCTCCCCGCCCATGTCATATCCGCCCACTGGCCCGGCGCCCGCCGCACCTCCCTTCTGGTCCGCCCCGACGGCTATATCGCCTGGGCCGGCGAGAAGGAGGACACCGGCGATCGGCTCGCACACCTGCTGGGTGTCTGA
- a CDS encoding YnfA family protein: MLIARSAALFVLAALFEIGGAWLVWQGVREHRGLIWIGGGVIALGIYGFVATLQPDGEFGRILAAYGGVFVAGSIVWGMVADGYRPDRWDVIGALICLSGMAVIMYAPRGR; the protein is encoded by the coding sequence ATGCTGATCGCCCGTTCCGCTGCCCTCTTCGTGCTTGCCGCGCTCTTCGAGATCGGCGGCGCCTGGCTCGTCTGGCAGGGGGTGCGGGAGCACCGCGGCTTGATCTGGATCGGCGGCGGGGTCATCGCTCTCGGCATCTACGGTTTCGTCGCCACGCTCCAGCCCGACGGCGAATTCGGACGGATCCTCGCCGCGTACGGCGGTGTTTTCGTGGCCGGCTCCATCGTCTGGGGCATGGTCGCCGACGGCTACCGCCCCGATCGCTGGGATGTGATCGGAGCACTGATCTGCCTGTCAGGCATGGCAGTGATCATGTACGCACCGCGCGGCCGCTGA
- a CDS encoding SDR family NAD(P)-dependent oxidoreductase, whose protein sequence is MTAAPAATNRIAVVTGASSGIGAATARQLAAAGYRVVLTARRKDRLEALAAEINAAGHQATAYALDVTDRPAVAAFARAFPTIGVLVNNAGGALGADPVATGDPDQWRQMYETNVIGTLNLTQSLLPALIAGGDGTVVILSSTAGHATYEGGGGYVAAKNGARVIAETLRLEIVGQPVRVIEIAPGMVKTEEFATTRFGGDEEKAAKVYAGVAEPLTAEDVADTITWAVTRPSHVNIDLLVVRPRAQASNSKVHREL, encoded by the coding sequence ATGACCGCCGCGCCCGCAGCCACCAACCGCATCGCCGTCGTCACAGGAGCGAGCAGCGGCATCGGCGCCGCCACCGCACGGCAACTCGCGGCGGCCGGTTACCGCGTCGTGCTCACCGCCCGCCGCAAGGACCGCCTCGAAGCCCTGGCGGCGGAGATCAACGCGGCGGGCCACCAGGCCACCGCCTACGCCCTGGACGTCACGGACCGGCCGGCCGTCGCGGCTTTCGCCCGCGCCTTCCCCACCATCGGCGTCCTGGTCAACAACGCCGGCGGCGCGCTCGGCGCGGACCCGGTGGCCACCGGCGACCCCGACCAGTGGCGGCAGATGTACGAGACCAACGTCATCGGCACCCTCAACCTCACCCAGAGCCTGCTCCCCGCCCTGATCGCGGGCGGCGACGGCACGGTGGTCATCCTCTCCTCCACCGCCGGCCACGCCACCTACGAAGGCGGCGGCGGCTATGTGGCAGCGAAGAACGGCGCCCGCGTCATCGCCGAGACGCTGAGGCTGGAGATCGTCGGACAGCCGGTACGAGTGATCGAGATCGCCCCCGGAATGGTGAAGACCGAGGAGTTCGCCACCACCCGGTTCGGAGGCGACGAGGAGAAGGCCGCCAAGGTCTACGCGGGCGTGGCCGAGCCCCTGACAGCCGAGGACGTGGCGGACACCATCACCTGGGCGGTCACCCGCCCCAGCCATGTCAACATCGATCTCCTGGTGGTCCGTCCCCGCGCGCAGGCATCCAACTCCAAGGTGCACAGGGAGCTGTGA
- a CDS encoding RtcB family protein, producing MSYVEVPGAQVPIRMWADPSTVEDAAMQQLRNVSTLPWIKGLAVMPDVHYGKGATVGSVIAMHGAVCPAAVGVDIGCGMSAVKTSLTANDLPGDLSRLRSRIERAIPVGRGMHDDPVDPGRVRGLPTGGWDDFWARFDGIAEAVKFRQGRALKQMGTLGSGNHFVEVCIDSAGAVWLMLHSGSRNIGKELADHHIGIAQKLAHNQGLVDRDLAVFIADTPQMGAYRNDLFWAQEYAKHNRAIMMGLLQDAVSKEFKKARVAFEPVISCHHNYVAEERYEGMDLLVTRKGAIRAGSGEFGIIPGSMGTGSYIVKGLGNEKAFNSASHGAGRKMSRNAAKRRFSTQDLEEQTRGVECRKDSGVVDEIPGAYKSIEQVIGQQSDLVEVVAKLKQVVCVKG from the coding sequence ATGTCGTATGTAGAGGTTCCGGGTGCGCAGGTTCCCATCCGCATGTGGGCCGACCCTTCCACTGTGGAGGACGCCGCGATGCAGCAGCTGCGCAATGTCTCCACCCTCCCCTGGATCAAGGGCCTGGCCGTGATGCCCGATGTGCACTACGGCAAGGGCGCGACGGTCGGCTCCGTGATCGCCATGCACGGGGCTGTCTGTCCGGCGGCGGTCGGAGTGGACATCGGCTGCGGGATGTCGGCGGTGAAGACGTCACTCACGGCCAACGATCTTCCGGGGGATCTGTCGCGGCTGCGCTCCAGGATCGAGCGGGCGATTCCCGTCGGCCGCGGGATGCACGACGACCCGGTCGACCCGGGCCGGGTGCGGGGGCTCCCGACGGGGGGCTGGGACGATTTCTGGGCACGGTTCGACGGGATCGCGGAAGCCGTCAAATTCCGTCAGGGCCGGGCGCTGAAGCAGATGGGAACGCTGGGCAGCGGGAATCACTTCGTCGAGGTCTGCATCGATTCGGCCGGTGCTGTCTGGCTGATGCTGCACTCCGGTTCCCGGAACATCGGCAAGGAGCTGGCGGACCACCACATCGGAATCGCGCAGAAGCTGGCACACAACCAGGGTCTGGTCGATCGCGACCTGGCGGTGTTCATCGCGGATACTCCGCAGATGGGGGCGTACCGGAACGACCTGTTCTGGGCGCAGGAGTATGCGAAGCACAACCGCGCCATCATGATGGGCCTTCTCCAGGACGCGGTCAGCAAGGAATTCAAGAAGGCCCGGGTCGCCTTCGAGCCGGTCATCAGCTGCCATCACAACTACGTGGCGGAGGAGCGGTACGAGGGCATGGATCTGCTGGTCACCAGGAAGGGCGCGATCCGCGCCGGTTCCGGCGAGTTCGGGATCATCCCGGGCTCGATGGGCACCGGTTCGTACATCGTGAAGGGTCTGGGGAACGAGAAGGCCTTCAACTCGGCCTCGCACGGCGCGGGCCGGAAGATGAGCCGGAACGCTGCCAAGCGCCGTTTCTCGACCCAGGATCTGGAGGAGCAGACACGGGGTGTGGAGTGCCGCAAGGACTCCGGCGTCGTGGACGAGATCCCGGGTGCGTACAAGTCGATCGAGCAGGTCATCGGGCAGCAGAGTGACCTGGTCGAGGTCGTGGCCAAGCTGAAGCAGGTCGTGTGTGTGAAGGGCTGA
- a CDS encoding DUF3558 domain-containing protein, with amino-acid sequence MQRRAYVPGLVLLAALVTSCTSGSADGGSPIDAKPGETTPAAAPGKYLTLPEPCGAGDQGVLKDMFPGVAGLSEEQQEKVYAGTPEPTFDTDRRVGCRWKGSSATASHRLYVDMERVVSYDNAVSDDDRAKALYDQKETAADLPGSGTPSGTSSASPGVDTTDSKQPPGPDGSSSSSSPDGSGSTDGSSGPQSSDDLQSRVLDDLGSAAFIDDIPSAPNAGTQQRTIRVVFRESNVLVTVEYSEQPTGSSQLPESKDLQDRAQAMAHKLADQISE; translated from the coding sequence GTGCAGCGAAGGGCGTACGTACCCGGCTTGGTGCTGCTCGCAGCGCTCGTCACGAGCTGCACATCGGGCTCTGCGGACGGTGGTTCCCCCATCGACGCGAAGCCCGGCGAGACCACACCCGCCGCGGCGCCGGGAAAGTATCTGACACTGCCCGAGCCGTGCGGCGCCGGTGACCAGGGGGTGCTCAAGGACATGTTCCCCGGGGTCGCGGGCCTGTCCGAGGAGCAGCAGGAGAAGGTGTACGCGGGCACGCCCGAGCCCACCTTCGACACCGACCGCCGGGTCGGCTGCCGCTGGAAGGGCAGCAGCGCCACCGCCTCGCACCGGCTGTACGTCGACATGGAGCGTGTCGTGAGCTACGACAACGCAGTCAGCGATGACGACCGGGCGAAGGCGCTGTACGACCAGAAGGAGACCGCCGCGGACCTGCCCGGCTCCGGCACCCCGTCGGGAACATCCAGCGCGTCCCCCGGGGTCGACACCACGGATTCAAAGCAGCCCCCCGGCCCGGACGGCTCCAGCAGCTCCAGCAGCCCGGACGGCTCCGGCAGCACGGACGGCTCCAGCGGGCCCCAGAGCTCCGACGACCTCCAGTCACGGGTGCTCGACGACCTCGGAAGCGCCGCCTTCATCGACGACATCCCGTCCGCGCCGAACGCAGGCACCCAGCAGCGCACCATTCGGGTGGTCTTCCGCGAGTCGAATGTCCTCGTCACGGTCGAGTACAGCGAGCAGCCCACCGGGTCGTCCCAGTTGCCGGAAAGCAAGGACCTCCAGGACCGGGCTCAGGCCATGGCCCACAAACTCGCCGACCAGATCAGCGAATAG
- a CDS encoding DUF3558 domain-containing protein, with protein sequence MHRSAPRLTRLLACAAVPVMLVVAGCSSDSGSKKDSSASSTPGPSKSPTVAKAVFAKLPDACKSISSKTVGDLVPKAKDKSGTEDKSSDLSARSGCSWNGLESKGTKGSQYRWLSVSYLRYDSDATLGSGADRAGQQYAKAVADAKATDGAKNVKTAPATGLGNAATTVTYEQHKTDTDFTYAVVIARTENVVVVVNHNGAGYEGSKSPSAGDMTKGAQTAAKEAVASVATANK encoded by the coding sequence ATGCACCGATCAGCCCCGCGACTCACCCGCCTTCTCGCCTGTGCAGCCGTCCCCGTGATGCTCGTCGTCGCCGGCTGCTCATCGGACTCCGGCAGCAAGAAGGATTCCAGCGCGTCCAGCACCCCCGGCCCTTCGAAGTCCCCCACGGTCGCGAAGGCCGTGTTCGCCAAGCTGCCCGACGCCTGTAAGTCGATCTCGTCGAAGACGGTCGGGGACCTGGTCCCCAAGGCGAAGGACAAGTCAGGGACGGAGGACAAGTCGAGCGATCTGTCCGCCCGCTCGGGCTGTTCGTGGAACGGCCTGGAGAGCAAGGGCACCAAGGGTTCCCAGTACCGCTGGCTCTCCGTCTCGTATCTGCGGTACGACTCGGACGCGACGCTCGGCAGCGGCGCCGACCGCGCCGGGCAGCAGTACGCCAAGGCGGTCGCCGACGCCAAGGCCACGGACGGTGCCAAGAACGTCAAGACGGCGCCCGCCACCGGTCTCGGCAACGCGGCCACCACGGTCACCTACGAGCAGCACAAGACCGACACGGACTTCACGTATGCGGTGGTCATCGCCCGTACGGAGAACGTGGTCGTCGTCGTCAACCACAACGGCGCCGGTTACGAGGGCTCCAAGTCCCCTTCGGCCGGCGATATGACGAAGGGCGCGCAGACCGCCGCCAAGGAGGCAGTGGCGTCGGTCGCCACGGCCAACAAATAG
- a CDS encoding DUF2637 domain-containing protein: MAAMQLTRTHRILIAVVVAGAVIIAGIGFAGSYAAVRRLAEQKGFGTFSLVFPIGIDAGICVLLALDLLLTWIRIPFPLLRQTAWLLTAATIAFNGAAAWPDPLGTGMHAVIPILFVVCVEAARHAVGRIADITADKHMEGVRLTRWLLSPIPTFRLWRRMKLWELRSYDEVIKLEQDRLIYRARLQARFGRNWRRKAPIESLMPLRLAKYGVPLAETGPSGLAAAGVEPVLLPPAPALAAAPAAATEAPAAVEAPAGEQQQEGPPPTHESPWFAAPQVSQDAYAGTYDPAYDPQDYDPQDYDQQGYEAQFERGHPQYDQEGYDQEGYDQRAYAQQYGQPQDGPHQQQAYAEGAGVAEAYAGPDGPGSPEGSEAGQVMIPSGPGRTRPLGGVVPGPREEQAEGLPDVVGPETTGLPDDVSREDAYFTAFRKYISENNESPTPRQFGRYLKDLYGVTGRNGDTLSDSSMRGYINRFQVRYNTELDAEHIA; encoded by the coding sequence GTGGCCGCGATGCAGCTGACACGCACGCACCGGATACTCATCGCCGTCGTGGTCGCAGGCGCGGTGATCATCGCGGGGATCGGTTTCGCGGGCTCTTACGCGGCCGTGCGCAGGCTTGCCGAACAGAAGGGTTTCGGCACGTTCTCGCTGGTCTTCCCGATCGGTATCGACGCGGGGATCTGCGTGCTGCTCGCGCTGGACCTGCTGCTGACCTGGATCCGCATCCCGTTCCCGCTGCTGCGGCAGACGGCCTGGCTGCTGACGGCAGCGACGATCGCCTTCAACGGCGCCGCTGCCTGGCCGGACCCGCTCGGCACCGGGATGCACGCCGTGATCCCGATCCTGTTCGTGGTCTGCGTCGAGGCCGCACGCCACGCGGTCGGCCGGATCGCCGACATCACGGCCGACAAGCACATGGAAGGCGTCCGCCTCACCCGGTGGCTGCTCTCCCCCATTCCCACCTTCCGGCTCTGGCGCCGCATGAAGCTCTGGGAGCTGCGCAGTTACGACGAGGTCATCAAGCTCGAACAGGACCGGCTGATCTACCGGGCCCGCCTCCAGGCCCGGTTCGGCCGCAACTGGCGGCGCAAGGCCCCCATCGAATCCCTGATGCCCCTGCGGCTCGCCAAATACGGCGTCCCGCTCGCCGAAACAGGCCCCTCCGGCCTCGCCGCCGCAGGTGTCGAGCCCGTGCTGCTGCCGCCGGCTCCCGCACTGGCAGCGGCCCCGGCCGCCGCCACCGAAGCTCCCGCCGCCGTCGAGGCACCGGCCGGTGAGCAGCAGCAGGAGGGGCCACCGCCCACCCATGAGAGCCCGTGGTTCGCGGCGCCCCAGGTCTCCCAGGATGCCTATGCGGGGACCTACGACCCGGCATACGACCCGCAGGACTACGACCCGCAGGATTACGACCAGCAGGGTTACGAGGCGCAGTTCGAACGCGGGCACCCGCAGTACGACCAGGAGGGGTACGACCAGGAGGGGTACGACCAGCGGGCATACGCCCAGCAGTACGGGCAGCCGCAGGACGGCCCTCATCAGCAACAGGCCTACGCCGAGGGCGCCGGCGTCGCCGAGGCGTACGCCGGCCCGGACGGCCCCGGGAGTCCCGAGGGCTCCGAGGCCGGCCAGGTCATGATCCCCTCGGGCCCCGGCCGTACCCGCCCCCTCGGCGGTGTGGTCCCCGGCCCCCGCGAGGAGCAGGCGGAGGGCCTGCCCGACGTGGTGGGTCCCGAGACGACCGGTCTGCCGGACGACGTGAGCCGCGAGGACGCCTACTTCACGGCGTTCCGCAAGTACATCAGCGAGAACAACGAGTCCCCGACCCCGCGTCAGTTCGGCCGGTATCTGAAGGACTTGTACGGCGTCACCGGCCGCAACGGCGACACCCTCAGCGACAGTTCGATGCGCGGTTACATCAACCGCTTCCAGGTCCGGTACAACACCGAACTGGACGCGGAGCACATCGCCTAG